The genomic stretch AAGCCTATAAGTAAACCTAGAATGAATGCTACAACCATACTTATTATTGCAGACTCAGTTATCATATGAGAAAAATAATATTGAAATGACTATTTAAAAATTATTGTGGTATATGTTTTTCTAAGCCTTCTTTCATACTACTAGCTAATTTCTCTAAATCTTTCTCTAACTTATAGATTAATTTATCTTTGTCTACCCAATACACATAACTGGGTCTTCCTTTTTTCTTCTCTGCACCTTCAGCCTTATCTCTCTCTATCAAACCCTTATCTAATAAATTATTTAATGATTTACTTACTGAGGCTTTTGTTACTTTTAACTTTTCAGCAATTTCATCTGCATCAAGTTTCTCTTTGCTTTCCATAAGCAAATGTAAGACTTCAACATCACTGGTTGATAAACCATACATAAATGCTATAAATTCGTGGAGATTAACCTCTCTCCCATCGGGGAATGTAATTTTTTCACTCATAAGTATAAACACGCGTTTTTAATTTAAATAAAGTATGCAAACAAATTTACATTTTTGTAGTCAAATATTTACTTTTGTATGTTTTTTAACATAGTAGCAACTATTGACGCGTCAAGAGGTACTATATTACCGTCCTCTATTTTGAAGAAGTGCCAATTAGGGTCATGTTTTCTGTTTCTCATCCTCAGAACTCGTATGGACTTTATTGATATATCCTCTTCTATGTCTAATTGTATAATTCCGTCAAACAAATACTCAACCATACTCATAACATAATCAGTATCATCATTTCCAGAATTGTATGTAATTAAGGCAATAGCGTTTGAAGCATATACAGTTGCTATAATTGTTTTTATAAATAATATTAACTGATTAACATCAAGTTGAAGTGCGAATTCATTTATAGAATCTAATATGAGTAGTGATACGTCTTTCATTATATTCTTTAAGTCACTAGTTATGTTAAGTCCTTGAATAATTCGTGGATCTCTAATAATATCTGAAAATAAATTTACTATTTTGAGTTTTTCGATATTTATATCAGAGAAATATGATAATACTCTTCTAGGATCTTCCTCCACTGATAGGTAAAGCACACCCTTATCTAAAGACAAAAAGTACTTAGTAATAGTTCTCACTAGTTTACTTTTTCCACTTCCTATAGGGCCAAAAACTAGAGAGACTGAGCCTTCTGGAAAATCGACTACGTCATCTAAAATTTTGACCCCAACTTTCATAATCTTATAAAGGAAAGCCCTTAATTAAATACTTTAAAAGGAACTTCTGTGGTAGTTATAATGTTATAAGATGCTTTATAAGTAGCTTCAATTTTTATCAAAGTTAAGATTAAACTTATTTTTGAATTAGCACTTGATTTTGAATTTAAGAAAAGTTAATGAGCTTAATATCCAGAAAACAACGATAATTCATAATTCTTAGTCACTAAACTTGATTAATAATCCAATAATTTTTTCTCTTTACTTAGCTTTATATTCTTTCTCTTTCTTTCTCTTAATGTCATCTAAGGATTAATTCTATATTATTTTTGTTCCTACTTTAATGCTAGATTTTAAAATAAGCCGATTATATAAAGAAGGAATAATAGGAGGTCTAGGAGTAAGAGACTTATTAGTTTTAATGCCGCTAGTATCCATGTTGACAACTTTCACTTTATGTCTTATTTTTAGCTAATGAATTATGTGTTCTATCATCATTAATTGTAATATAAGGAGTAAACATGCTTTGTGGACTGGTTGAATTTTCTAAGGCTATAGACGCACTTCTTCACTAGAAATCAGTAGTAGAATTAAAAGTAAGTTAAACTTGACCTATGAGAAAAATTGAAACAATATACAAAGCAGAATAAACAATAAAATTTAAAAATATATTTATATAGCCAGCCTATATTTTATCATAATCTACCTCTTTAAGAATAGGATCCACTATTTCGTAAACTCCTTCTTTCCTCTTTTCTATGAAATTGTTATTAACAAGGGATTCTAAGGCTAAACTTAATTCCTTATCGTCCACATTACCCAATTTTATTTCAACTCTCCTCTTGATGTCTTTCCACGTATTTACTACCTTCAGCACATTCATTATTGTTGTGTAAATTCTCTTATTATTTTTGCCCTCAAGAAAATGTTTAAATTCGTCAATCATTATCTTCTTACCTTCTTCAATAGTGTAGGCCATTGAGGAATCAAAGTCCATTTTCCTTATAGCATAAAAATTTCCAAAGAGTGTTAGCCAACCTACAACACCGTCCAACTTTTTGACTACTTCATTCTCTTTATCAAAACGCACATTGAGTTCCTCCATCCCTTTTTTGAGGAAATTCCTAGAAGTGTCTTCATCAAATGGTTTTAAATTTAATAAGACAGGTGGCCTGCCGTGAAGAGGGGATGAAGATGAAGGGTTAGATAATGCCTTATTTACTCCTATGTAAGAACCTGAGAATATGAACCTTACTTTAGGATTAGAAGCAAAACGTTTCCCAAAACTTCAAGGAATTGTTTACTTGCTTGAGAAATTTCCTGAACTTCGTCAAGGCCTATTACTACATCTTCTTCTATAGAATTGAAAAGCTCTATCAAGCTGTTAACTACTTTAGCACCTCTTTTTAATTCTATTCCTGCAGAACCTATGACGAAATTAACCTTAACAGAAATCTTAAAACTAGGTTTACTGCTATTTATTTCTGACAGAATTGCCTTAAGTAAGGAATTCAAATTCCTAACTCCTCTAAGATTAACATAAATACCTTTAAATCCGTAATTTTTCTTCATTTCGTTTATTATAACTTTCATTAAACTAGTTTTGCCTATCTCTCTTTGACCTCCTATTATTAACCAATTCTTTGATAATAACTGTGATATCGAAAAGTCAATTTCTTTGTCTCTTCCGAATAATTCTTTCCTATCTTCTTTAGGATGAAGATCGAATAACAACTGTACTCACTACAGTTACTGGTGTGGGTACAGTAAAAAGCATTATTACAATATCAGCAAATTTTACTTAATTTAACATCTTAAATTTCCTATTTCTTCCAATAACTTATGCAATCGTGTATTTCCTTTCCTTTTTTACGAGAAAGGAGTACTCTAACAACTTATTTATTACGCTACTTACACTTCCATCGTTTATTTTCCTGCCTTCTAGAGCCTCCGGTCTGGACATAGTATCGTCATTTGTATATTATTTCATTAATTAAGCTAATCTCTATTAGGAGAAGATGTTAAGATAAAGTTATTCTACATTTTATTTTAAATATAGAAATATAAATAGCTTAATGACGATACTATGTCCACACTCTAAGGTTTGATAAAGAACATACTGAATTTAAGACGACTAGGAAAGGTTATTTAATGATATACAGAAATTTTTATCCGCCAAGAATAATTCTTCACGCAGATAAGGAGTGTACTGTGAGAGAATTACTTTCAATGCTGAAGAACGAGGAGAGTAAATTTGTTCTATTCGTAGAACCAAAATAGGTACACTTACTAAACTTTACTAATATGAAAATTTATCCAGAAATATTAACGACAGTATAGGTAACATAACACATCTCTCAGGAAATTATAATTCGAGAAAAGCTTCCTCTAACCGCTTATAAGGATATGGTTATACTCTCTTACGCAATACGTGAAAAATTATCTTTTAGTTACTTTTGATAAAAACTTTTAAGATAGAAAAAGTATGGTGTAACTATAATAAGTTAAGCCTAATTTTCATGATTTGATCTAGTACTGAAAGGTTTTAAAATAACCAATTTTAAAACTAAATTACAAAAAAGTGGAAAAATCTGATTTAAAGTAAACTTTTAAAAAATAGGTAGTTCAATTTTCAAGTTTTCTTTTATCCAAGACGCAGTAACGTACTTAGGTGCAGTAGAATTAATTATATCATGTATCATCAAAATTGCGTATACTGATAATGGTCCTGGTTCATTTAATAAATCTGTAGCTAAATTACCTAGAATATATATACGACTCATATTAAAAGCCTTTACATTCTTAATCCCAGCTATTTGAGAAATTAGTGATTCTGTGTAAGAAAAGTTACTTACTTCTTGTGCTATGATTACTTGAGGATTAGAAACTAAGAGCTCATCGGGAGAGAGTAATGGATAATCAGAGTAAGTAGAGAAAACATTTATCCCTCCACCTTGAACAATAATACTATTTATAAACACGTTACCACCAGAAGTATAGAAATCTAAGTTAGGACATATGTAAAGCATGTAAGCTACTGTTGTATTTCCTGAGACCGAAAATTCGGCAATCTTTTCATTCATCCAATTAATTAACTCCTCTCCTTGTTGAGTAACGTTAAAATATTTAGCGATTTGCATTATATTCTCTTCTATTTGAGAGAAGGAAAATGCATAATCGCTATTAGTAACTAAGACGTTTAGTCCAGCCTTTTCCATTTGCGAGATATATGGAGCTTCTAAACCGTATTCAACAACTACTACTGTAGGATGTAGAAGTAATAAACCAGAGATATTAGGGGGATATATTTGTGTAAACACTGTAACATTTTCTTGCATTTCATTCGTTAAATTAAGATATTTTAGCAGTGAATATGAATAATAGTCAATACCTACAATATACTTGCCTAATCCTAATGCTATCAATACTTGAGTATCACTAGGAGCTAAACTGATAATCCTAAGATGCTGAGAAGATGTCACACTTACATTAGTAGATGTTACGTTTGCACTGCTAGTCGTTCTCATATACGTATAGATAACACCAGCTAGCACAGCTATAATAATAACTACTGCTAAAATTACGCCCCAAATTTTCATGTATATGGTTAAGCAATCCATATATTAAATACTTTTTCGTATGATCAAAAGGAGAAAAACTTTTAATATGGTTAAGCTATCCTTATATGTGCTAAAATACCTATTTATCACGTTATTACCAATATCATTTTTTCTAGGATTACTCCTAGGAGAAGTTAGACTTAGTATAGGTGAAATTTTTCATCCGGAGGGTGTTTATTCTATAATCTTATTCGATATTAGATTGCCTACTGTTATTTCAGCAATGTTAATAGGTGTCCTAATCTCGCTTTGTGGTGCAATTCTTCAACACTTATTAAAAAACCCACTTATAGACCCTTATATATCTGGAACGGCTTCTGGTGGGGCTTTTGGTGCAGTTCTAACTTATTTCCTTCTAGCATTTAATCTACCCCTTTCATGGCTAATATATGTACAACCGTTATTTGCTTTCATAACAGCAACATTAGCTACATTAATCACCTTAGGAATTGGAAGAAGAGGAGGAATTTACAGTATAGTTGTTGGAGGTGTCGTTGTTTCTTACATTTTTTCTTCCTTAACCACAATTCTTCTTGTTATTTATCAAGAGAAATACCCCCAAATCCCTCCATTAACATTTTGGCTTTTAGGTGAAATAAATATAGTAGGTTGGAGAGATGTTATAATTCTCTCTATTACAACTTTTCTTCTTATCTTTCTTGTATTAAAATATTCCAGACAAATTGACTTAGTTTCTATTAGTGATGAAATATCATTCACACAAGGAATAAACCCAGGGAGATTTAGACTATTTTGGTTGATAATTGTAAGTTTAATAACAGCGTACATCGTGTCTATTGCCGGAATAATTGGTTTCATAGGAATTATTGTCCCACATATTGCTAGAAGAATTAATGGTAGTATGAGAGGTCTTGGTATCTATTCTCCTTTAATAGGAGCTGTAATAATGGAATTTAGTAATATACTGTCTAGGGGAGTTTTCGGAACTATTATACCTGTAACTGCCATAACTGCTCTAGTTGCCTCTCCAATAATAGTCTCAATTCTGGTGAAGATAAATGCTGGTCAAGGGATTGAAAGTTAAATTGGGTAACAAGATAATTTTAGATAACGTAACTATTAACTTAACAAATGGAATTAATTTAATTTTTGGTCCAAATGGTTCCGGTAAAACCACACTATTAAGGACAATAATAGGAATGATAAAACCTCTTGAGGGAGAAGTTTTAAATGAGGATATGTTATCTTACTCTCCTTCAGAATTCTATTCACCAAGTATGAGGGTTATTGATGTACTTCTTGCCGGAAAAAAGAATGGTGAATATGAAAGGTTTATAAAACTACTAGGCCTTGAGAATTTATTGCAAAGAGACTTTTTTACCTTAAGTTCTGGTGAGAAAAGACTAATAATTATTGCTAAAGCACTTGCTGAGGGAGATTTAGTAATTATGGATGAACCATTATCTAATCTAGATATAGCTAACAGAAAAAAGATAATTGACATATTAATTTCATTAAAAAATGAGAGAAAATTTCTAATAACATCTCATGAACTTGATATGATAAATTTTGCTGACAATGTTATAGTTATGAAAAAAGGTAAAGTTATTTATCAAGGAAATAAAGAGGGTATTGATGAAAGTTTACTATCTTTTGTATATGAAGTACCAATAAAGAAAATTAACGTTAATAATTACACATTTTTTATAACATATTAACAATGTTAATTAACTCTACGTCGAGCTTTTAAAAATAGCTGTTAATAGATATAGAGAGAAAATTATTATATGAAACTTGCAACCCCTTGTGAAGAAGCGTTTAGAATTGAGGTACCGATATTAAGAATGGCAATTGCAAAGAGACTTGTAGAGAGAGGTATGCCAGTAGTTAAGGCTTCTAAGATATCTGGTATTTCTGCTACCACTTATGAGAAAAACATAAAAGAAAAGAGGGAAGATATAGAGAAATTACTAAAGGATGAAGAAATAAGGGATATGATCGATGCATTAGTTGGAAGAATCTTAGCTAATCAAACAATAGAGAGTACAAGCTTTTGTATTCTATGTTCAAGAGCAAGAAAATTATTTAATTTAAAACCTTGTCCACTCTACTAATAAAAAATTTTATTAACATTCTTTACTTAACCCTTATATGAATCGACTAGTAACCCTTTTTATAATACTCTTTGTAGTAATTGGAGTTGCTGTTGGAACAACTGTAATATTATCAGCAGTACTTCATATTCCAGTCACAATAACTTCAGTAATCAATGCAATATTAATTGGCGTTGTTGGTGTAATTTCAATTAACATAATTTCTAGAATAATAAAATTAAGAGCCGGGAATGTAGTTGGAAAAACAACTGCTGAAAGCCTTAGTTTGGTAATCCAATTTATTGGTTATACTATAATAGTTATATTAGCATTAACAGCAGTCCATGTTGCGGTAACTAGTGCACTAATTGGTGGTACAGTTTTTGGTCTTGTAATTGGTTTAGCATTACAGACGCCTTTATCAAATGTATTTTCTGGGATATTTCTGATTTTAAGTAGACCTTTTAATATAGGTGATAGAGTAACATTAACCACATGGCAATACGGTTTGTTGGCCCCAACTTATCCTCCGAAATTTTGGTCAAACGATTTTTTAATACCAGGATATACTGGAATAATCCAAGATATTAATTTAATGTATACGACAATCCTAACAGATGAGAATGTTGTTATGAAAATTCCCAATAATATTATGATTCAAGCAGCAATATTTGTGCACAACGAGGAATATAGGCTAGTTAGGACTAAATACGAAATTCCAAAAGACTTAGATCCCGATTATGTTATACCAAAATTAAAGGAGAAAATTAGCGGATTAAGTTTCTTAGTGAAAGAACCTGAAATAAAAGTCCTTGATACTACATTAAACACTTATGTAATAGTGGTTGATGCTTATTGCAAAGGACAATATGAAGAACCACCAAGAAGTGAAATAATAAAAGTTATAATGAAGACCATAAAAGATATTCAATCAGTGAAAGTTAATGAGAAAAATAGTTCTCACTAGTATAGTTTTTCTTATAATAGGAGTAATTCTCATTCTTATTTACCACTTCCTATTCTCCTCATATTACATAAAGGGAGTTTATTTACTTCCCTCTTCTAAACAAGTGAGTATTAGTATTCCCTACTCCTCATTCATATTTGAATACAAAGATAATTCAACTTTACCTCTTAAAATTACATTCAATAATTTGATAATAACTAAATATAACGAAAGTAATTTAATATTCTATTATTACGGAGAATCATTTAACGGAAATATTATGGTTGAAAATAATTACTCCTATCCTGTCTTAATGGGTTATGTGGTAATAGACGAAACTCCATTTTTTATATTTTTACCTACGCTATTTTACACGGGAATTATATTAATAATTTTAGCGGTAATTATTATAATATTGAGTTTTGTATTAAAGTAATAAAACAAGTCACCACTCTATCCTAGTTATTTTCTTAATCCATATCTTAATGAAATTATTAATAATTAGATTAAATACTAATGCTAGTGCAAACACCAGAAACGTATATTTTATAGGCGCTGGCGTTAGTCCGGGTATACCAAAAGTTATTATGATAAACGATACTATAATATCAACTATCATTGAAATTAACATGATCTTACTAGGCATTCTTTTCCAGAAATTATCAGTTTCTCTGATATTTAACAGATTGAAGATATTTGAATATAAAAGATAAGCGAAAACTAAAGTTTGCATAACATTAAGGGATAATCCTATTATGAAAGAAAGCGTAATAAACGACTCTATAATCATCACACTACCTAAAATTGCTGAGACTATAACAAGCTGATTAATATTCCATACCGCAGGCTTTCTAGGCCAAGATACATTATCCGTAGACATTGTTAAGGTAACAAAATCAAACATAAAAAGTAATAGAACCATCCCGAAAGTTGAGATAATGAACTTCGCAAGTAGTATAAATGCTAAAGCTACAAAGATCACATTTTGAAAAGTTCTTGTTATCCTACTTAAAACCCAAATTCTTACTCTCTCATAAATTTGTCTACCAATCTTTACCATATCTACAATATTTCTAAGCCCCGGAGTAGTTAAGACTACTGCAGCTGCAGCCTTAGCAACATCAGTAGCGTTACTAACTGCAATACCTACATCTGCCGCTCTTAATGCTGGGGCATCATTTACACCATCACCAGTCATACCTACTACATATCCTTTTTTCTGAAGAACCTTTACGACAGTATATTTATCTTCTGGATATACCTCTGCTAATCCATCAATCTTTTCTACTAATTCCGGTTTTTCCTTAATATCTGAGACTTTTACCACATTTTCCCCGATACCTACTTCCTTAGCTATTTGCTTTGCTATAGGTTCACTATCACCTGTTAACATTATAACCTTAATACCTAGATCGTAAAGCTCCTTTACCAGTTCAGCAGAATCCGGCCTCGGCGGATCCCTTAATGAAACTAAACCAACTAATTTCCATTTCTCACCTTCCTCTTTTTTTGCAACAGCCAAGACTCTACAGCCTATTTTAGCTTCTTCTTCAGCCTTCATATATATCTCTTGAATATTTTCCAAACCACAAAGTTTACTTATAACGTCAATAGCACCCTTAGTTAACCTTAAGCTTTTTCCGTCTTTGGTAACTAAACTTTCAGTCCTTCTAGTAGAAGGATCAAAAGGAATAAATTCCTTAACACTCCAACTTGATAAGTCTAAATTCATCTCTTTAGCTTTATTTATAAACGCTAAATCTATGGGATCTTGATTAGCCTCCGTTGAAGCCAAAGCTCCATAAAGTATAACTTCTTTATCATTACCATTTATAGGAATAATTCTGTGAACAGAAAGCTTATTCATAGTAATAGTCCCCGTTTTATCGGAGCATAGAACATTCATGGTAGAAGCCCCCTCAATAGCATCTAACCTTGTGACTAAAACACCAGCTTTTGATAACTCTTGGCTACCTAATGCTAAAGAAACGCTGAACATTGCTGGTAATGCGATTGGGATAGCTGCAACAATTAACACTAATGCTAGTGGCAGAAATTCGAATATATTCTCCCCTTTGATTATTAATACTATTCCAGAGATTGCTA from Sulfolobus sp. S-194 encodes the following:
- a CDS encoding helix-turn-helix domain-containing protein, encoding MSEKITFPDGREVNLHEFIAFMYGLSTSDVEVLHLLMESKEKLDADEIAEKLKVTKASVSKSLNNLLDKGLIERDKAEGAEKKKGRPSYVYWVDKDKLIYKLEKDLEKLASSMKEGLEKHIPQ
- a CDS encoding RAD55 family ATPase — its product is MKVGVKILDDVVDFPEGSVSLVFGPIGSGKSKLVRTITKYFLSLDKGVLYLSVEEDPRRVLSYFSDINIEKLKIVNLFSDIIRDPRIIQGLNITSDLKNIMKDVSLLILDSINEFALQLDVNQLILFIKTIIATVYASNAIALITYNSGNDDTDYVMSMVEYLFDGIIQLDIEEDISIKSIRVLRMRNRKHDPNWHFFKIEDGNIVPLDASIVATMLKNIQK
- a CDS encoding ABC transporter substrate-binding protein; its protein translation is MKIWGVILAVVIIIAVLAGVIYTYMRTTSSANVTSTNVSVTSSQHLRIISLAPSDTQVLIALGLGKYIVGIDYYSYSLLKYLNLTNEMQENVTVFTQIYPPNISGLLLLHPTVVVVEYGLEAPYISQMEKAGLNVLVTNSDYAFSFSQIEENIMQIAKYFNVTQQGEELINWMNEKIAEFSVSGNTTVAYMLYICPNLDFYTSGGNVFINSIIVQGGGINVFSTYSDYPLLSPDELLVSNPQVIIAQEVSNFSYTESLISQIAGIKNVKAFNMSRIYILGNLATDLLNEPGPLSVYAILMIHDIINSTAPKYVTASWIKENLKIELPIF
- a CDS encoding iron ABC transporter permease; this translates as MVKLSLYVLKYLFITLLPISFFLGLLLGEVRLSIGEIFHPEGVYSIILFDIRLPTVISAMLIGVLISLCGAILQHLLKNPLIDPYISGTASGGAFGAVLTYFLLAFNLPLSWLIYVQPLFAFITATLATLITLGIGRRGGIYSIVVGGVVVSYIFSSLTTILLVIYQEKYPQIPPLTFWLLGEINIVGWRDVIILSITTFLLIFLVLKYSRQIDLVSISDEISFTQGINPGRFRLFWLIIVSLITAYIVSIAGIIGFIGIIVPHIARRINGSMRGLGIYSPLIGAVIMEFSNILSRGVFGTIIPVTAITALVASPIIVSILVKINAGQGIES
- a CDS encoding ABC transporter ATP-binding protein encodes the protein MLVKGLKVKLGNKIILDNVTINLTNGINLIFGPNGSGKTTLLRTIIGMIKPLEGEVLNEDMLSYSPSEFYSPSMRVIDVLLAGKKNGEYERFIKLLGLENLLQRDFFTLSSGEKRLIIIAKALAEGDLVIMDEPLSNLDIANRKKIIDILISLKNERKFLITSHELDMINFADNVIVMKKGKVIYQGNKEGIDESLLSFVYEVPIKKINVNNYTFFITY
- a CDS encoding transcriptional regulator encodes the protein MKLATPCEEAFRIEVPILRMAIAKRLVERGMPVVKASKISGISATTYEKNIKEKREDIEKLLKDEEIRDMIDALVGRILANQTIESTSFCILCSRARKLFNLKPCPLY
- a CDS encoding mechanosensitive ion channel family protein, which codes for MNRLVTLFIILFVVIGVAVGTTVILSAVLHIPVTITSVINAILIGVVGVISINIISRIIKLRAGNVVGKTTAESLSLVIQFIGYTIIVILALTAVHVAVTSALIGGTVFGLVIGLALQTPLSNVFSGIFLILSRPFNIGDRVTLTTWQYGLLAPTYPPKFWSNDFLIPGYTGIIQDINLMYTTILTDENVVMKIPNNIMIQAAIFVHNEEYRLVRTKYEIPKDLDPDYVIPKLKEKISGLSFLVKEPEIKVLDTTLNTYVIVVDAYCKGQYEEPPRSEIIKVIMKTIKDIQSVKVNEKNSSH
- a CDS encoding plasma-membrane proton-efflux P-type ATPase → MNREELIKSDVNKVIQLLQTDVNKGLNDKEVEERLKQYGYNAVEEEKRNPLKELGKKFWNVTAWVLEVAAILSFILGRYLDFYIIVALIIVNAFISFSEEQRANRALELLRQKLQIQARVLRNGEWRLVPAKFLVPGDIVRIRAGDFVPADVKIIKGEVEVDQSALTGESLTVFRRDNEVVYSGSIIRRGEATGVVILTGQNTYFGKTVELVKIAKPRLRIEKIVSRIVFWMMMIVIVLLAISGIVLIIKGENIFEFLPLALVLIVAAIPIALPAMFSVSLALGSQELSKAGVLVTRLDAIEGASTMNVLCSDKTGTITMNKLSVHRIIPINGNDKEVILYGALASTEANQDPIDLAFINKAKEMNLDLSSWSVKEFIPFDPSTRRTESLVTKDGKSLRLTKGAIDVISKLCGLENIQEIYMKAEEEAKIGCRVLAVAKKEEGEKWKLVGLVSLRDPPRPDSAELVKELYDLGIKVIMLTGDSEPIAKQIAKEVGIGENVVKVSDIKEKPELVEKIDGLAEVYPEDKYTVVKVLQKKGYVVGMTGDGVNDAPALRAADVGIAVSNATDVAKAAAAVVLTTPGLRNIVDMVKIGRQIYERVRIWVLSRITRTFQNVIFVALAFILLAKFIISTFGMVLLLFMFDFVTLTMSTDNVSWPRKPAVWNINQLVIVSAILGSVMIIESFITLSFIIGLSLNVMQTLVFAYLLYSNIFNLLNIRETDNFWKRMPSKIMLISMIVDIIVSFIIITFGIPGLTPAPIKYTFLVFALALVFNLIINNFIKIWIKKITRIEW